The DNA region CCAAAATTTCGACATTCCGCGCCCTCAGTTCCGTAACAATCAAATCCCGCAGCAGAATCATTTCTTTAGCTTCAGTTGTACCACCTGCGATCGCACCTGGATCTATCCCTCTAGCTTCCTTACCTCCGTGAGCCGCCGAAATAAAAATACGCCCCATTTTAAGTAATTCCTCTGATAAAATTAAATGTAAAATTATATAGATCATTCTTGGTCTAACAACAAGAATATAATAGCCATCAGAAGTCTAAAGTCATTTATCCTTTGTTATTTCTCCAAAGTTAATCTCCAGGGAGTGGGGAGTGGGGGAGATGAGGGAGATGAGGAAGCAGGGTAGAAGAATTATTAATTATTGTCCAATGTCCAATGCCCAATGCCCAATGCCCAATGACCAATGACTAATGACCAATGACCAATGACTAATGACTAAATATGCAAATCCCCCGCTTGCACCCAGACACAATTGAGGAAGTTAAACTACGGGCTGATATTGTAGATGTCGTCTCGGAATACGTAGTTTTACGCAAACGTGGGAAAGATTTCGTCGGTTTGTGTCCTTTCCACGATGAGAAATCTCCCAGTTTCACCGTCAGCCAGACTAAGCAAATGTACTATTGCTTCGGCTGTCAAGCCGGAGGAAATGCCATTAAGTTTGTCATGGAATTGGGGAAACGTTCGTTTGCTGATGTGGTACTGGATTTAGCACGGCGTTACCAAGTACCTGTACAAACACTCTTACCCGAACAACGCCAAGAATTACAGCGTCAGCTATCTTTGCGTGAGCAGTTATATGAAGTTCTAGCTTCCTCAGCCCAATTTTATCAACACGCCCTCAGACAATCACAAGGGCAAAAGGCACTTGAATATTTGCAATCTAACCGCCAATTTAAAGAAGAAACAATACAGCAATTTGGTTTAGGTTATGCCCCCGCAGGTTGGGAAACTCTTTATCGTTATCTAGTGGAAGATAAACATTACCCAGTACAAATACTAGAAAAAGCGGGACTGATTAAGCCACGGCGGGAAGGAGGCGGTTATTATGATGTATTCCGCGATCGCTTGATGATTCCCATCCGTGATGTCCAAGGGCGGGTAATTGCCTTTGGTGGTAGAACCCTAACCGATGAACAGCCCAAATATCTGAATTCACCAGAAACCGAACTTTTTAGTAAAGGTAAAACATTATTTGCCCTCGATCAAGCCAAAGGTGGGATTTCTCAACTCGATCAAGCCGTGGTAGTAGAGGGATATTTTGATGCGATCGCTCTCCATGCTGCTGGTATTAATAACGCTGTCGCCTCACTCGGTACAGCCTTAAGCTTAGAACAAGTGCGGTTAATATTACGGTACACCGAATCCAAACAATTAGTACTCAACTTTGATGCTGATAAAGCTGGAATGAATGCTGCCGAACGGGCGATCGGTGAAATTGCCGAATTAGCATACAAAGGGGAAGTTCAGCTAAAAATTCTCAATTTACCCGATGGTAAAGATGCTGATGAATATTTGCATAGCCACACCCCAGAAGATTATGGAGAACTGCTAAAAAATGCGCCACTTTGGCTAGACTGGCAGATTCAGCAAATTATTCAAGACCGTAATTTGAAACAGGCTACTGATTTTCAGCAAGTAACTCAGCAATTAGTCAAATTACTTAAAAATATAGCTAACAGCGATACACGCAACTATTACGTTTCCTACTGTGCAGAAATACTCAGCTTAGGAGATACCAGACTGATACCCCTACGAGTTGAAAATCTGTTAACTCAAATTGCTCCTCCTCCGGCTACATACTCTAAACCTGTGTCAGCCAGAAAAGCATGGGGAAGTAGCAAATCCCCACTCCCTAGTACAGACGCGATTAATCGCGTCTCTCCCCATTCCCCACTCCCCACAGAACGGAGCCTTTTAGAACACGCAGAGGCATTATTACTGCGAATTTACTTGCATTGTCCCGAACAGCGTCAAGTGATTATTGACGAACTAGAGGAGCGAGATTTGCAATTTAGCCTTTCCCACCACCGATTTTTATGGCAACAGATTTTAGAAATTTCATCCGTTGATGGAGAGACAAGAAATTTTGCGTCTCCACCAGATTTAATTTCCCGTTTGCAAGACCAGTTTTTAGAATTTGGCAGCGAGATGGGGTTGATTTCCCATTTGTTTCATGTGGATGAAAAAAACCAAAAAGAAATACTTCGGACTCCGCAAGTGGTTCAAGCTGCGATCGCTTGTATGGATTTAGTGATGCTTGAAAAACGCTATCGCCACTTTTTGGAACTATGGCAACAAACCGATCCCGAAGCTGAACCAGAGCGGTATCAATCTTATTATCAAGCTTTCTACGCTGAAAAAATCAAGCTGCAACAAATAGACCGACAACGGTTATTTTCCATCACAGAGTTATTGTAGTTTCGGTTTACGCAGTCAAAATAGGGGAAAAATTTATGTCTTGCACGCTTTTCATAATAGACCTTTTGCAATAGCTGAATTTTATCGAGAACTTCTGTAACTCCTGTGGCTCCAATACGGTTCGGTTAAGGCAAGAGACGCGATAAATCGCCGTCTCTACAGAGGACTGATTCTTGTAAAGACGGCGATTTATCGCGTCTTTGCGATTAGCGGCGTGTCATCAAAAAACCTTATCCGAACCGTATTGCCTGTGGCTCTTGCTTTAATCAACTAGCCACTGCATTAATAAGTAAATTATCGAGGTCAACATAAAAGTACCAAATAACATCGTCCATGTTACTGTCATAGTTATGAAACTTATCCACTTATTATTTTGATCAAATCGCCGCCATTGCCAGATAATAAGTGTGAGATTTGTAGAAAGAGAAAACGCGATTATATTAGCTAATAATAACCAATGGTCTTCTCTTACGCCTTGCATCCAAGGTATTAACGAACCTCCATTTGCACTATTGGGCTGAAAAGTCGGATCTCTTAACGGTGAAACTTGATAGGCAAAAAGACTAGTAGCTATCGTTAAAAACAGCAAAAATACCAAACTTAAAATAGAAAAGTGTCGAATCCGTTGAAAACTTGTCATACAATCTCCTAAAATTTCAGCTAGTGATCGCCTGATGATTAGAACTAAAGCTGCTATTAAGAGCTATGATATTGGTTATTTGGTTCATTTAATTTCTTAAGACCGGATCTAATTCTAAAAGGTTTCAAAACTATTTATACAAGTTCTTGCTTGAAGGCTAGGGAGTAAAAGACTACAGCTAGATTTTAAACCTGCCTTGATATTATTAGTACTGCTGCCATATAAGTAAATACTTGAGGCTGTAGATGCGATCGCCAGCAACAAGGCAGATATCAAAGCCACTGTAACCAAAATTAACCATTTTTTGGGAATTTTGTAATTGAGCATGGGGCGTTGTGCTATTTTTCATTCTTAGTTTCAATATCTAAGCTAAGTGCGTAAGTCCTAACAGTAGTGTCGCTATTAGGACTTACGCACTCGTGACGAAAAACCAAGCCTTGGCGATTACTTCGCTTCTCTACGAGACGCTCCGCGAACGCTCGTAATGACGTAAAATCATAGTTTGTGCGTAAGTCCTGGCTATAAAGTCAAGTTCAAGAGCAGGTTGAAAGTGAATTTAACCGCTTAGGGGTGTTGCTGAAAGATTAATCCTTAAGAACGAAGATTAGCGATCGCGTTTAGCAGAACGGCGCGATGCCGACGAACGAGCACCAGGCTTATCGCCATTCGTCACCGGTGGCGCTACCTTACGTTTAGCCGATGTCTGTGGTAAGGGTTTAGCAGTACGAGCCGGACGCTTGTCACGTTCGGGTTTAGCTCTGTGTTGCCGTCCATTTGGGATTGGTTCGGGGTTGATATCGGGGTTGAGCGCAAAACCAGCCACCACTTCCCTTGGCAAGCGCTGCTCAATCAGTTTTTCAATATCTTTCAATAGAGGGTATTCATCGACGGACACCAGCGATACCGCTTCACCTGACGCGCCAGCGCGGCCAGTGCGCCCAATGCGGTGAACGTAATCCTCTGGTACATTGGGTAGATCGAAGTTAACTACATGAGGCAGTTCGCTGATATCAAGACCCCTAGCAGCAATATCTGTCGCCACCAATACCTGTAAGCTACCATTTTTGAACTTTGCCAGAGCATTAGTACGCACCGGCTGGCTCTTATTCCCGTGGATTGCCAGTGCTTGAATGCGGTCTTCGCCCAACTGCTTAACCAAACGGTCAGCACCATACTTAGTGCGGGTAAACACTAGCACTTGATACCAATTATCTCGGCGAATCAGGTGAGCAAGTAATTGGCGTTTCTTGTCACGGTCTACGTGGTAAATTTTTTGTGCGATCGTCTCGGCGGTAACGTTGCGGCGTGCTACCTCAATCATCGTCGGGTTATTCAGCAGTCCGGCGGCGAGTGTCTTAATTTTGTCCGAAAAAGTAGCGAAGAATAGCAAATTTTGTCGCTTTTTGGGTAATAGTGAGAGGATGCGGCGGATGTCATGAATAAAGCCCATGTCTAGCATCCGATCTGCTTCATCTAGCACCAAAACCTCAATATGCGACAGGTTCAGCGTCCCTTGCTGTACATGGTCTAACAGTCGCCCTGGAGTAGCCACTAGAATATCCACTCGGTTCTTCAAACGCTGCTTTTGCAGATTAATACCGACTCCACCGAACATTACCATTGAGTTTAACTGCAAGTACTTGCCGTACTCGCGCACGCTTTCTTCTACCTGTGCGGCGAGTTCACGAGTCGGGGTAAGAATCAGCGCCCGGATTGGGGGGTATCCCTTATATGTACCTTTGATGCTCTTATCAGACGACAACCGATGCAGAAGCGGTAGGGTAAAACTAGCGGTCTTTCCAGTACCAGTTTGTGCCCCAGCTAGCAAATCCCTACCCGACAATACAGCAGGAATCGCCTGTATTTGAATTGGCGTGGGTTCGGTGTACCCGCGTTCGGTAACCGCACGGATAATTTCATTGGACAAGCCGAGATTAGAAAAAGACATAAAACTCCAAAAATAACATCGGCCTGTCGCCAATGGCGGCGTCAGTCTTAGGCGGACGGATAAAAAAGCGTTGAAAGGCTGATGGGCAATAGCGCAAAGACTGAAGAGCGAGTGCCGCAATTCCACATTTTAACAGATTGTAGTCGATTGTGTCGTTAAAGTTGCTCTAATTCAGCGTTGTGTTAAATTAGCATTACTTGGAATGTAAAATGTTGAACAATTAGGAGAAATTCGTTATCGCAATCCAAAAGCAACTGATTAATTCACAAATCAAGTCACCTAGTGTCTTCTTGATTGACCATGAGAATAACAATCGTGGTCTGATCGACACCAATGAGGCGCTACAGCTAGCCGAGAGCTTAGAGCTTGACTTAGTTGTAGTCTCCCAAGGTAAGGAGGCTCCAATCGCCAAGATTCTCAACTATGGCAAGCTTCAGTATCAAAAGAAAAAACGTCAGAGCCAGAGTGCTAGACCCACGGTAAAGGAAGTTCGATTTGGCCTAAACGTGGGCGTGGCTGATTACAATTTACGCATCCAACAAGCAGGTGAATGGTTGAGTAAAGGCGATTCAGTCAAGTTTGCCATCCGTTTACGAGGCCGAGAACATCAATATCGTGACAAAGCAGGAGAACTGCTAGACCGAATTGCAAATGATCTTAGTCAAGTAGGTAAAATCCAATCGCTGGATAAACGCGCACTAGTTGTTCAAGTGATTCCTGCCTAGTTAATCTTGCGATCGCTAGAGGATATATTGGTGAGAGCTTGTTAACGGAACAAAAAAAGCTGGAGGCAACACTGTAGCTTCTATGGAAAAAACATTGAGATTCTCCCCACTGAAGACAGCAAGGGGATTTTTTCGCTGGGCATCCACTCGCGCTTGCACACGGCTACACTGGAGATGAGGATGGAACCTTAAACCAGTAGGGGATGCCATAACCCCAAGTACTGGGACATCGAAACATCTCAGATCCTTTGTACGAATATTGATTTCTGCAAGCCGCGCTAACATTTAAAAGTGCGGCTTTTGGATTTATCTAATGCGCTTTACGTATAAAAGAGGCATTGGGAGATTGAAAATTTTCTTCATTTTATCGCTAGTTAGAAAACCGTTCCACAATATCCTTTACTGTCTTATAACTTAGATGAAACTGCTGGGCGATCTGGCGACTAGAATACCCCTCTCTGCTCATAGTTAAGACTTGAAAGGCATACTTATCTAATTGTTTTAAATCATCCATATAATTTTTAGACCTTTTGTATAGGGTTGGATAAAAATCCGTATTATTTAGATGGAGGAATTATTGTAAAACAAGCTCTTACAGTTGGCTTCTGACTTAATACTGTTCGGTTAAGCATTTTTAACTTGGAATTGGGTTTTGGGTAAAGGTTAAAGGGTAAAGGTTAAAGGTTTTTCTTTCTCCTTTTCCCCTTCCCCTTTCCCCCTTAACCGAAAAGTATTGCCTTATGACTGAACAAGCGCCGGGAAATAGCCAGTTTAATCGGCGCATTTATTGATTAAGTGTGTCAAGGCATCAATCAGGCGATCGCTTTCCATTGGTATAATGTCCTCTCCATGCATTACATTTTGAGTAATATGAAAATGCACCAACGCTCCTATAAGAATTCTCGCTGTTGCCTCTGGGTCAGGTATGTTTAGTTCTGGGGCTGCCAAGTAGTGAGTAAGAGTTTCTGCTACTGGCTTAATCAGCGCCTGAACACAAATTTGAGCTAACTCAGGAAAACGCCCAGATTCTCCAATTAGTACTCGCATAAATGCACTATGTTCTTTGTCGTTAAGCATTTGCTCTAATGCTTTAGTTATTACCTGGTGCAGTATGGCGGCTGGTTCTCCCTCAATAGGTTCTGTGCCAAAAATAGAACTGTTCTTTTTGCTTGCCAGTTGCTCTAACAGTACTTTAAAAAGTCCTTCTTTATCTTGAAAGTGGCTGTAGACTGTCGCTTTAGAAACGCCTGCTGCTACTGCTACCCGATCCATGCTTGTGCCAGCATAGCCATGTTGAAGGAATTCTTGCATTGCCCCTTGCAGAATTTGCTCCACTTTATCAACGGAATTGTCTCGATCAACTTCGTCAGCTTTGATGCGTACCATTTATTAATTATCCTTTCTTATAAACAATATTAATAGATGCTGCAAAATGCCCCAGCACAAAATGGCGAAAATAAATATACCTTCGTTGAAGGAGGCAGGGGGCAGGAATAGCATTTCGCTGCATAATGCCTTTGCAAATTGATTGACAAGTTTAGTTGTATCATATTGACTAAACTAGTCCGTTTAGTTTAGCATGAATTGAACTGGACAGTTTAGTACAAATTGCTACTGGTGGTAAGGGAAAATAGTATGGAGCAAAACAGGAATTCAGAGGGCTTAAGGTCTTCTCATAATCTTGTGCGATCGCCTGTTCTACTTGCAATAATTACAGCTCTAGCAATAGGCGGAATCAGTGTTTATGCGGTGATGAAGTTCCAGGCTACAGCTAATGAAAAACAAAAAACACCAGTAGCAGTTCAGCCTGTAATAAAAACAGTAACAGCATTAGGGCGGTTGGAACCAAAGGGAGAGGTAATAAAACTGTCAGCGCCTTCTTCAAATGGTGAAGGAAATCGGGTAGAGCAACTATTGGTGAAAGAAGGCGATCGCGTCAAAGCTGGGCAGGTAGTTGCGATTATGGATAACCGCGATCGTCTACAAGCTAGTTTGATTGAAGCACAAAAACAAGTTCAAGTTGCCAAAACCCGCCTTAACCAGGTAAAAGCTGGAGCCAAACAGGGAGAAATTGGAGCGCGTCAAGCTACTGTGAATCGTTTGCAAGTAGAACTAGAAGGAAATATTAAAACTCAGCAAGCGACAATTAATCGTATAGAAGCAGAACTCCTTGGGCAACAACGCAGCTTGCAAGCAACAGTGGCTCGCGTAGAAGCCGAGCGACGTAATGCTCAAGCTGACATGCAGCGCTACGAGACTTTATATAAAGCAGGAGCAATTTCTAGCCAGGAAGTTGATAGCAGACGCTTAAACGCCGAAACTTCCACTCAAGCGTTAATTGAAAGCCAAGCCACCCAGACAAGAACTGTCGCAACCCTACAACAGCAGCTTAACGAAGCAAAAGCCAACCAGAATCAAACCCTCGCCAGCTTGCAACAGCAGATTAACGAAGCAAAAGCTAACTTAAATCAAACTGCGGAAGTCCGTCCAACAGATATAGCAAACGCACAAGCAGAGGTAGACAGCGCTCAAGCCACGGCGGATAAAATTAGAGTAGAACTGGCGCAGGCTTATGTTGTGGCTCCTAAAGCTGGTCGAATTTTGGAGATTAAT from Nostoc commune NIES-4072 includes:
- the dnaG gene encoding DNA primase; amino-acid sequence: MQIPRLHPDTIEEVKLRADIVDVVSEYVVLRKRGKDFVGLCPFHDEKSPSFTVSQTKQMYYCFGCQAGGNAIKFVMELGKRSFADVVLDLARRYQVPVQTLLPEQRQELQRQLSLREQLYEVLASSAQFYQHALRQSQGQKALEYLQSNRQFKEETIQQFGLGYAPAGWETLYRYLVEDKHYPVQILEKAGLIKPRREGGGYYDVFRDRLMIPIRDVQGRVIAFGGRTLTDEQPKYLNSPETELFSKGKTLFALDQAKGGISQLDQAVVVEGYFDAIALHAAGINNAVASLGTALSLEQVRLILRYTESKQLVLNFDADKAGMNAAERAIGEIAELAYKGEVQLKILNLPDGKDADEYLHSHTPEDYGELLKNAPLWLDWQIQQIIQDRNLKQATDFQQVTQQLVKLLKNIANSDTRNYYVSYCAEILSLGDTRLIPLRVENLLTQIAPPPATYSKPVSARKAWGSSKSPLPSTDAINRVSPHSPLPTERSLLEHAEALLLRIYLHCPEQRQVIIDELEERDLQFSLSHHRFLWQQILEISSVDGETRNFASPPDLISRLQDQFLEFGSEMGLISHLFHVDEKNQKEILRTPQVVQAAIACMDLVMLEKRYRHFLELWQQTDPEAEPERYQSYYQAFYAEKIKLQQIDRQRLFSITELL
- a CDS encoding DEAD/DEAH box helicase, with protein sequence MSFSNLGLSNEIIRAVTERGYTEPTPIQIQAIPAVLSGRDLLAGAQTGTGKTASFTLPLLHRLSSDKSIKGTYKGYPPIRALILTPTRELAAQVEESVREYGKYLQLNSMVMFGGVGINLQKQRLKNRVDILVATPGRLLDHVQQGTLNLSHIEVLVLDEADRMLDMGFIHDIRRILSLLPKKRQNLLFFATFSDKIKTLAAGLLNNPTMIEVARRNVTAETIAQKIYHVDRDKKRQLLAHLIRRDNWYQVLVFTRTKYGADRLVKQLGEDRIQALAIHGNKSQPVRTNALAKFKNGSLQVLVATDIAARGLDISELPHVVNFDLPNVPEDYVHRIGRTGRAGASGEAVSLVSVDEYPLLKDIEKLIEQRLPREVVAGFALNPDINPEPIPNGRQHRAKPERDKRPARTAKPLPQTSAKRKVAPPVTNGDKPGARSSASRRSAKRDR
- the infC gene encoding translation initiation factor IF-3, with the translated sequence MNSQIKSPSVFLIDHENNNRGLIDTNEALQLAESLELDLVVVSQGKEAPIAKILNYGKLQYQKKKRQSQSARPTVKEVRFGLNVGVADYNLRIQQAGEWLSKGDSVKFAIRLRGREHQYRDKAGELLDRIANDLSQVGKIQSLDKRALVVQVIPA
- a CDS encoding helix-turn-helix domain-containing protein — translated: MDDLKQLDKYAFQVLTMSREGYSSRQIAQQFHLSYKTVKDIVERFSN
- a CDS encoding TetR/AcrR family transcriptional regulator — translated: MVRIKADEVDRDNSVDKVEQILQGAMQEFLQHGYAGTSMDRVAVAAGVSKATVYSHFQDKEGLFKVLLEQLASKKNSSIFGTEPIEGEPAAILHQVITKALEQMLNDKEHSAFMRVLIGESGRFPELAQICVQALIKPVAETLTHYLAAPELNIPDPEATARILIGALVHFHITQNVMHGEDIIPMESDRLIDALTHLINKCAD
- a CDS encoding HlyD family efflux transporter periplasmic adaptor subunit, which translates into the protein MEQNRNSEGLRSSHNLVRSPVLLAIITALAIGGISVYAVMKFQATANEKQKTPVAVQPVIKTVTALGRLEPKGEVIKLSAPSSNGEGNRVEQLLVKEGDRVKAGQVVAIMDNRDRLQASLIEAQKQVQVAKTRLNQVKAGAKQGEIGARQATVNRLQVELEGNIKTQQATINRIEAELLGQQRSLQATVARVEAERRNAQADMQRYETLYKAGAISSQEVDSRRLNAETSTQALIESQATQTRTVATLQQQLNEAKANQNQTLASLQQQINEAKANLNQTAEVRPTDIANAQAEVDSAQATADKIRVELAQAYVVAPKAGRILEINTRAGETVGNEGIVALGQTDQMYAVVEVYQSDIKKVRPGQDVRVSSDSLRNELEGRVDWIGMQVKRQNLINSDPSSNIDARVVEVHVQLNKLSSQNASSFTNLQVKAVIEI